Proteins encoded together in one Centropristis striata isolate RG_2023a ecotype Rhode Island chromosome 6, C.striata_1.0, whole genome shotgun sequence window:
- the LOC131973190 gene encoding fibroblast growth factor 6-like — protein sequence MAVAQRLLVSMSCEAGTPHWTLTAVVLLGFLLGIVSAYPLPSSRTNATLLEKRWETLFSRSVLGISGEKPELNWESDYLLGIKRVRRLYCNVGIGFHLQVLPDGRINGVHNENQYSLIEISTVDRGVVSLYGVRSELFVAMNSRGRLYGTTVFHDECKFKESMLPNNYNAYESLVYRGSYIALSKHGRVKRGNKATTAMTVTHFLPRI from the exons ATGGCCGTTGCGCAAAGGCTCCTCGTCAGTATGTCCTGCGAGGCCGGCACGCCGCACTGGACGCTGACCGCCGTGGTTCTCCTGGGCTTTCTGCTGGGGATCGTGTCAGCGTACCCTTTACCGAGCAGCAGGACAAATGCAACTTTACTGGAGAAAAGATGGGAGACCCTCTTCTCCCGCTCTGTCCTGGGGATCTCCGGGGAGAAACCGGAGCTGAACTGGGAGAGTGACTATCTGCTGGGCATCAAAAGAGTGCGGAGGCTCTACTGCAACGTGGGCATCGGGTTTCACCTTCAGGTCCTCCCCGACGGCAGGATAAACGGTGTACATAATGAAAACCAGTACA GTCTAATAGAGATCTCCACGGTGGACAGAGGAGTGGTGAGCCTGTATGGGGTGAGGAGTGAGTTGTTTGTCGCAATGAACAGCCGTGGAAGGTTATACGGAACG ACAGTCTTCCATGACGAGTGCAAGTTCAAGGAGAGCATGCTCCCAAACAACTACAACGCCTACGAGTCTCTGGTCTACAGAGGCTCCTACATAGCACTCAGCAAGCATGGCCGCGTGAAGAGGGGCAACAAGGCCACCACTGCCATGACTGTAACGCACTTCCTACCCCGAATATGA